A genomic region of Prionailurus viverrinus isolate Anna chromosome D4, UM_Priviv_1.0, whole genome shotgun sequence contains the following coding sequences:
- the RFK gene encoding riboflavin kinase isoform X1, with translation MRHLPYFCRGQVVRGFGRGSKQLGIPTANFPEQVVDNLPADVSTGIYYGWASVGSGDVHKMVVSIGWNPYYKNTKKSMETHIMHTFEEDFYGEILNVAIVGYLRPEKNFDALVQGTRENAVLSKDALRCLKCHKLSQYLKRRASSMSAWCGCFDSVGEGLLQM, from the exons ATGAGGCACCTGCCGTATTTCTGCCGCGGCCAGGTGGTGCGGGGCTTCGGCCGCGGCTCCAAGCAGCTGGGCATCCCTACAG CCAACTTTCCGGAACAAGTAGTTGACAATCTCCCAGCTGATGTATCCACTGGCATTTATTATGGTTGGGCCAGTGTTGGAAGTGGAGATGTTCATAAGATGGTGGTGAGCATAGGATGGAACCCGtactacaaaaatacaaaaaagtccATG GAAACTCATATCATGCACACCTTCGAAGAGGACTTCTATGGGGAAATCCTCAATGTGGCCATCGTTGGCTACCTCAGACCTGAGAAGAACTTCGATGCTTTAG TTCAAGGAACAAGAGAGAATGCTGTCCTGAGTAAAGATGCTTTGCGGTGCTTGAAGTGTCACAAACTAAGTCAATATTTGAAACGTAGAGCATCAAGTATGTCAGCGTGGTGTGGTTGCTTTGATTCTGTTGGAGAGGGTCTTTTACAAATGTAA
- the RFK gene encoding riboflavin kinase isoform X3: protein MRHLPYFCRGQVVRGFGRGSKQLGIPTANFPEQVVDNLPADVSTGIYYGWASVGSGDVHKMVVSIGWNPYYKNTKKSMETHIMHTFEEDFYGEILNVAIVGYLRPEKNFDALESLISAIQGDIEEAKKRLDLPEHLKLKEDNFFRVPKSKIMNGH, encoded by the exons ATGAGGCACCTGCCGTATTTCTGCCGCGGCCAGGTGGTGCGGGGCTTCGGCCGCGGCTCCAAGCAGCTGGGCATCCCTACAG CCAACTTTCCGGAACAAGTAGTTGACAATCTCCCAGCTGATGTATCCACTGGCATTTATTATGGTTGGGCCAGTGTTGGAAGTGGAGATGTTCATAAGATGGTGGTGAGCATAGGATGGAACCCGtactacaaaaatacaaaaaagtccATG GAAACTCATATCATGCACACCTTCGAAGAGGACTTCTATGGGGAAATCCTCAATGTGGCCATCGTTGGCTACCTCAGACCTGAGAAGAACTTCGATGCTTTAG AGTCCCTTATTTCAGCAATTCAAGGTGATATCGAGGAAGCCAAGAAACGACTAGATTTACCAGAACATTTGAAATTGAAAGAAGATAATTTCTTCCGGGTTCctaaaagcaaaataatgaaTGGCCACTGA